In the genome of Luteitalea pratensis, the window CGCTGGTCCTCGACGAGGGTAAGTCGGGGGCGCGGTGGCCGCGACCTGGACCTGACCGAGTCGCCCCTGCGCCAGTGGGCGGAGCGCGCCCGGGCCGACCGCACCGGGGGCATGAGAGGCGTGAGTGTCACCGCCAGCAACCGACTGCGCGGACGCGGGCTTCAACTGCGAGATGGCACTTAAGGTCCAGCCGCGTGGCCGTTGGCCTTGCATCGCGGCTCGGTCCCCGGCTGCGCTACCATCCAGCCGTGCTCGCCAGACCGCTCGGCGTCGTCATTGCCTGCGCTCTTGCCCTCGTCCTGAGCGGCTGCTCGATGTTGGCCGGCCCCGAGTCGGGCTTCATCATCACCCTCGAGGATCCGGCCGGGCGGCTCGGACCGCCGCCCTGGTCCGTCGCCGTCTTCAATCCCTACTTCGGACCCGAGCAGGCCCGCACCACACGCACGGCTGGATCTGCGGGACCGGATAAACCTTTCGAGGTCCTGGTGCGCAGCAGGATGGAGAGTTGGCGGATCCAGGATCGGCTGGTGGGCGACCGGAGCACGGTCTTCGGGCTCGTCTTGCCGTCGCTGCGCGCCGACGGCTACTGGCTGGCACGCGTCGACCATGCGCTGGGCGGGTTCAGCGGAACGGGCAGCGCGCGGTTCTGTCGCTGGGGGCGGGTCGAGCCCGACGAGGACAGCGAGGAGCTCCCGATTGTCGTGCGGCACCGCAAGGATGCGCCCGGCCTGCAGCTCGAGACGAGGGTCCGAATCCCGGCACAGCCGCGCTCGGGTCCATCAGGTCGCCCATGACGTGCGGCACTCGCGTCATCCTCACGCTGATGCGCCTCCTGTCGCTTCCGGCAGTGTCTCTCCTGTCCGCATGTGGCGCCGTCGGGGTCACCCACGACGTGCGCATCACCATGGACGATCCGACCGGCCGTCTCGGGGCTCCACCCTGGTCGGTCGAGATCGGCAGTGCGTCTGGCGGCCAGACGACGTTCGGTTCCGCATCGCCAGATTCGCCGTTCCGCGAAACCTTGAGGGAGGTCCGGGGTGTCCATGGGCTGACCGCTCGCTCGAACGAGCAGCGATTCAACTTCAGGATGCCGGCGCCGGCCGATGGCTAGTGGCATGCCATCGTGCTCGTCTCGAACGGTACGGCAGAAGGGTACGCGCGTCTTTCCAGCGAGGGCGGGCCACCCGACGCTGATGCAGAAGGACTCTTCCTGCGCGGTACCGCGATACCCCATCCGGATGCCAATGGTTGGCGACTCGATCTGCAGATGCGGATCCCCGCCGCACCCAGCAAAGGCAGGACCGCAACGCGGCTGCGGCGCCCCGAGGAGGGCGTCGCCCTCCCCGGAACCTGCAGCTTCGGGATCGAGGGACAACTCACGATGCGTCTGCCGGGGGATGCCAAAGTGCTGGTGTTGACGAAGGGCGATGCCGGATACGAGGCCGTGGTGCGTTTCGAGACGCCGGCCGGACGGCAGGCGCAGGTCGACTTCGCGGAGTTCCGCTTCCCGTGGGGCAAACGCTACGCGTTGCTGGTGGTCCTCGGCTACTCGCGGCTGCTGTGGTGTCGCTTCTGTCTGCGGCAGGACATGCGGACGCTGACCACCGGTTTGGAGGACGCCTTTCTGGCGTTCGGGGGCGTGCCGCAGGCGCTGCTCTTCGATCAGATGAAAGCGGTGATCACGCGCGACCTGCGGCTGCAAGGGGGCGCGTTAATCCGCAATCTCGAGTTCCTGCGCTTTGCGCATCATTGGGGCTTCACCCCGCGCGCCTGTCGGCCCTATCGCGCGCAGACCAAAGGCAAGGTGGAGCGGCCCGTGCGCTACGTCCGCGACAATTTCGTGTACGGCCGCA includes:
- the istA gene encoding IS21 family transposase, with product MLVSNGTAEGYARLSSEGGPPDADAEGLFLRGTAIPHPDANGWRLDLQMRIPAAPSKGRTATRLRRPEEGVALPGTCSFGIEGQLTMRLPGDAKVLVLTKGDAGYEAVVRFETPAGRQAQVDFAEFRFPWGKRYALLVVLGYSRLLWCRFCLRQDMRTLTTGLEDAFLAFGGVPQALLFDQMKAVITRDLRLQGGALIRNLEFLRFAHHWGFTPRACRPYRAQTKGKVERPVRYVRDNFVYGRTFLNDADLAQQCADWLERVANVRRHGTTLEPPRERFERDERRRLLPLSPHRYTSLVLDAPAVTSTAARRVPPVVPVEKRPLATYAQLTGGLA